Proteins encoded within one genomic window of bacterium:
- a CDS encoding cytochrome B, producing the protein MKMTRATLLFVLLMLGSVPLVGQTSQACLECHNDNSLTMTKYNKEVSLYVNEKVLSHSTHDKVSCVGCHTGFDPDNVPHKEPMTAVNCLSCHNKALTKHAFHINMVKASGRGGTPDVDCKGCHGTHEVQSPKIEGTKFSKENIIHACGKCHEDVTKKFLHSEHHKAAERGIKEAPLCLNCHQSNITRVTAALDSVQLKLTQEKVCISCHLDNQDVADMTVRGTKFIESYDKSIHGSALRGGNAKAASCVDCHGSHEMNKSISESSRVNKQNIEQVCAKCHGGIEKEFSTSVHAKAVLKGNKDAPVCTDCHGEHDILKHTDPDSPVSAKNVSQKVCGTCHASVKMSQKYGLSTDRFKSFSDSYHGLSVRGGAVEVVNCASCHGAHSIKHSSDSTSSVNKENLIKTCGKCHPGANTRFAIGSVHSTTESKEEDPILYWIANLYFWLIVVLIGGMGLHNAVDFVKKVRRKLKIHEGLIKPEEIDHRMYERMTLNERLQHGTLVISFILLVITGFMLRYPEAWWVVSIRNLSDNVFEFRSWIHRIAGVTMVLASLYHTYYIFFNPRGSQLVKDLLPRRKDFTDLMDAFRYYAGVRKEKPQFGRFSYIEKSEYWALVWGTVVMGVTGVIMWFENTSMGMLSKLGWDIARTIHFYEAILATLAIIVWHFYFVIFNPDVYPMSLAWLTGKVSEEEMHDEHPLELREIKKKEYEESKKNTDSDKL; encoded by the coding sequence ATGAAAATGACACGTGCTACTCTGTTATTTGTTTTACTCATGCTCGGGAGTGTGCCTCTAGTTGGCCAGACCAGTCAGGCTTGTTTGGAATGTCACAACGACAATTCGTTAACCATGACCAAGTATAATAAAGAAGTTTCTTTGTATGTGAATGAAAAGGTTTTAAGCCACTCGACGCATGACAAGGTGTCCTGCGTTGGCTGCCACACAGGTTTTGACCCGGACAACGTTCCGCATAAAGAGCCTATGACTGCAGTTAATTGTTTATCCTGCCATAATAAAGCATTAACAAAACATGCGTTTCATATCAACATGGTCAAAGCCTCGGGTCGAGGCGGTACTCCTGACGTGGATTGCAAAGGATGTCACGGGACGCATGAGGTGCAGTCGCCAAAAATCGAAGGAACCAAGTTCAGCAAGGAGAATATCATCCATGCATGCGGAAAATGCCATGAGGACGTCACCAAAAAATTTCTTCATTCCGAGCATCACAAGGCCGCCGAAAGGGGAATCAAAGAAGCGCCGCTTTGCCTGAATTGTCATCAGAGCAATATAACCAGAGTGACTGCCGCACTGGATTCGGTTCAACTGAAACTGACGCAGGAAAAGGTTTGTATATCATGCCATTTGGATAATCAGGACGTCGCCGACATGACCGTTCGCGGCACAAAATTTATTGAATCCTATGACAAGAGTATTCACGGATCGGCGCTGCGCGGCGGTAACGCCAAAGCGGCGAGTTGTGTAGATTGTCATGGCAGTCACGAAATGAACAAAAGCATTTCGGAAAGTTCGCGTGTTAACAAACAGAACATTGAGCAGGTTTGCGCGAAGTGCCACGGTGGAATTGAGAAAGAATTTTCTACCAGCGTGCATGCGAAGGCCGTTTTGAAAGGCAACAAAGACGCTCCGGTATGCACGGATTGCCACGGTGAGCACGACATACTCAAACATACCGATCCGGACTCACCGGTATCCGCCAAAAATGTTTCTCAAAAAGTATGCGGAACATGCCATGCCTCAGTAAAGATGTCCCAGAAATACGGATTATCCACCGATCGTTTCAAATCATTTTCGGATAGCTACCACGGTTTATCGGTGCGCGGCGGAGCGGTGGAAGTTGTCAATTGCGCCAGTTGTCATGGCGCCCACAGTATCAAACACTCGAGCGATTCGACGTCGTCAGTCAACAAGGAAAATCTTATCAAAACCTGCGGCAAGTGCCATCCCGGAGCCAATACGCGTTTTGCCATCGGGTCCGTTCATTCCACTACCGAATCAAAAGAAGAAGATCCGATCTTATACTGGATAGCTAATTTGTATTTCTGGCTGATCGTGGTTCTGATCGGAGGAATGGGCCTGCACAATGCGGTCGATTTCGTTAAGAAGGTGCGGCGGAAACTGAAGATCCATGAGGGGTTAATCAAACCGGAAGAAATTGACCACCGGATGTATGAACGCATGACGTTAAACGAGAGGCTCCAGCACGGCACTTTGGTCATCAGTTTCATACTGCTTGTAATTACAGGTTTCATGCTCCGCTATCCCGAAGCCTGGTGGGTGGTATCTATTCGCAACCTTAGCGATAATGTGTTTGAATTCAGAAGCTGGATCCACCGCATTGCCGGTGTTACTATGGTTTTAGCAAGCCTGTATCACACCTACTATATTTTCTTTAATCCCCGCGGGAGCCAGTTGGTCAAAGATCTGCTGCCGCGACGCAAGGACTTCACTGATCTGATGGACGCTTTCCGATATTATGCCGGAGTTCGCAAAGAAAAACCTCAGTTCGGTCGGTTCAGTTATATCGAAAAAAGCGAATATTGGGCGCTGGTTTGGGGAACGGTTGTCATGGGCGTAACCGGCGTGATCATGTGGTTTGAAAATACATCAATGGGCATGTTGTCAAAATTAGGATGGGACATCGCCCGCACGATCCATTTCTACGAAGCGATACTGGCCACGTTGGCAATAATCGTATGGCATTTTTATTTTGTCATATTTAATCCGGATGTTTATCCTATGAGTTTAGCCTGGTTGACTGGAAAAGTTTCTGAAGAAGAAATGCACGACGAACATCCGTTGGAATTACGCGAGATCAAAAAAAAGGAATATGAGGAATCCAAAAAGAATACGGATTCCGATAAATTATGA
- a CDS encoding cytochrome bc complex cytochrome b subunit — MRSLSKKLYDWVNDRVHLDDLVEFMGKKYVPINSHSVWYYFGGISLFLFIIQVITGILLLLYYKGSEDLAFESIHFIMAKVQFGWLIRSIHSWAANLFILAAFIHMFSVYFTKAYRKPREITWLTGMFMLLLGFGFGFSGYLLPWNELAFFATKVGTDIAGVVPVIGKPILVFLRGGEDVTGATLSRFFGLHVAVFPGIFTVLLAVHLLLVQRQGMSEPLELANNPAHVRKTMPFFPNFLLRDLLFWLIVLNILAILAVFFPWELGKKADAFASAPAGIKPEWYFLFMFQTLKYIPAHVFFIDGEVLGVLLFGIGGLLWILVPFWDKKSSRGERNLLVNYFGIGVVIYMLLLTILGWLT, encoded by the coding sequence ATGAGATCACTATCTAAGAAATTATATGATTGGGTAAATGATCGGGTTCATCTTGACGATCTAGTGGAATTTATGGGAAAGAAATACGTCCCGATCAATAGCCATTCGGTATGGTACTATTTTGGCGGAATTTCACTTTTTCTTTTTATCATTCAGGTTATTACGGGCATTCTACTTTTACTTTATTACAAAGGAAGTGAAGATCTAGCGTTTGAGAGTATTCACTTTATTATGGCCAAAGTACAGTTTGGCTGGTTGATTCGATCCATTCACAGCTGGGCGGCTAATTTATTTATTCTGGCGGCGTTTATCCATATGTTCAGCGTTTATTTCACCAAAGCCTATCGGAAACCCCGTGAAATAACATGGCTGACCGGCATGTTCATGCTATTGCTCGGATTCGGTTTTGGATTCAGCGGTTACTTGTTGCCTTGGAATGAACTTGCTTTTTTTGCAACGAAAGTAGGGACAGACATTGCCGGAGTAGTTCCGGTAATTGGCAAACCGATCCTTGTATTTTTGCGAGGGGGCGAAGACGTTACCGGCGCAACGCTTTCCAGATTTTTTGGCCTTCACGTCGCAGTATTTCCCGGGATTTTTACAGTTCTATTAGCTGTGCACTTATTACTCGTCCAACGGCAAGGGATGAGCGAGCCGCTTGAGTTGGCAAACAATCCTGCGCATGTGCGAAAAACGATGCCCTTCTTTCCTAATTTTCTGCTGCGCGATCTTTTGTTCTGGCTCATTGTTCTTAATATTCTAGCCATTCTGGCCGTGTTCTTCCCATGGGAACTTGGCAAGAAAGCGGACGCTTTCGCATCCGCCCCTGCGGGTATTAAGCCCGAATGGTATTTCTTGTTTATGTTTCAAACGCTGAAATATATTCCCGCTCACGTTTTCTTTATTGATGGAGAAGTGCTGGGCGTTCTGCTCTTTGGGATTGGCGGTTTATTGTGGATTCTTGTGCCTTTCTGGGATAAGAAAAGTTCCCGAGGTGAAAGGAATCTGCTTGTCAACTATTTCGGAATCGGTGTCGTTATTTATATGCTTCTTCTAACGATCTTAGGATGGTTGACATGA
- a CDS encoding Rieske (2Fe-2S) protein — translation MEKSTDVPVQPGKRDFLKWLIGSATAAWVVSVTYPILSFLKPPKQGEVEVSSVKAGKLSDMEKDSGMIVKFGNKPVILIRKADGELKAFSGTCTHLDCTVQYRKDFGSIWCACHNGKYDLNGSNISGPPPKPLDEYKVIIKEDEIFISKST, via the coding sequence ATGGAAAAATCCACTGATGTTCCTGTGCAACCGGGCAAACGTGATTTTCTCAAATGGCTTATCGGAAGTGCAACGGCAGCGTGGGTTGTTTCGGTCACATACCCTATTCTTTCATTTCTGAAACCGCCGAAGCAAGGCGAGGTTGAAGTCAGCAGCGTAAAAGCAGGGAAGCTTTCTGATATGGAGAAAGACAGCGGCATGATTGTAAAATTTGGCAATAAGCCGGTTATTCTTATTCGAAAGGCTGATGGCGAGTTGAAAGCATTTTCAGGCACATGCACTCATCTTGACTGTACGGTACAATATCGCAAAGATTTTGGATCAATTTGGTGCGCTTGCCACAACGGCAAGTATGATCTAAACGGATCCAATATTTCCGGCCCGCCTCCAAAACCGTTGGATGAGTATAAAGTAATCATTAAAGAAGATGAAATATTTATTTCAAAGAGCACATGA
- a CDS encoding cytochrome C554: MKTSLVLTVVALFLISFNVNNHVVTLTEEYGATGDEQRAFVGADKCKPCHMSEKKGAQYKSWKESKHAGAFATLATDKAKELGAKVGVTNPQEDAKCLKCHIDGFGVDAKFLGEKYKKEDGVGCESCHGAGGDYWTKQVMTDISTKKIDGATVGLVKPVEETCKKCHNEESPTFAGFNFEEMFKKIAHPMPK, translated from the coding sequence TTGAAAACATCATTAGTATTAACAGTCGTTGCATTGTTTTTGATCTCATTCAACGTAAATAACCATGTTGTGACTTTGACTGAAGAGTATGGGGCGACGGGAGATGAGCAGAGAGCTTTTGTCGGAGCGGATAAATGTAAACCATGCCACATGTCCGAGAAAAAAGGAGCGCAATACAAGAGTTGGAAAGAATCCAAACATGCAGGCGCGTTTGCAACTTTGGCAACGGACAAAGCAAAAGAACTCGGCGCAAAAGTTGGCGTGACCAATCCTCAGGAAGACGCCAAATGTCTGAAATGCCATATAGATGGATTTGGAGTGGACGCTAAGTTCCTTGGTGAAAAATACAAAAAAGAAGACGGCGTAGGATGCGAATCCTGTCACGGAGCCGGCGGGGATTATTGGACTAAACAAGTTATGACGGATATTTCAACCAAAAAAATCGACGGCGCAACGGTTGGTTTGGTGAAACCCGTTGAAGAAACCTGTAAGAAATGTCACAACGAGGAGTCACCGACGTTTGCCGGATTTAACTTTGAAGAAATGTTTAAGAAGATCGCACATCCAATGCCTAAATAA
- a CDS encoding cytochrome c: MKKRMKMKWLIIFVGVMCLFSQDVFAQENSDDAKEIFLAEKCQRCHSISAMNIDVTGQRVVSDLSAVGSRYTGEWLVKYMKREVAINGKKHIKNLKTSGADIEKLANWLATLNGK; encoded by the coding sequence ATGAAGAAGAGAATGAAAATGAAATGGCTGATTATCTTTGTCGGGGTGATGTGCCTTTTTTCGCAAGATGTGTTTGCTCAGGAAAACTCCGATGATGCAAAAGAAATTTTTTTAGCTGAAAAATGCCAACGATGCCATTCGATCTCGGCGATGAACATTGACGTTACCGGCCAGAGGGTAGTTTCCGATCTTTCTGCCGTTGGTTCCAGGTATACCGGGGAATGGTTGGTTAAGTACATGAAGAGAGAAGTGGCTATTAACGGTAAGAAACATATCAAGAACCTGAAAACATCCGGCGCCGACATCGAAAAGCTTGCTAATTGGCTTGCGACATTAAATGGGAAATAG
- a CDS encoding 2-oxoacid:acceptor oxidoreductase subunit alpha — translation MKENKSNGGQKTLIKKTTLQQHIIEIVSDSGEGAQKTGQSMGLISAKMGNGVWTVEIIPAEIQPPARSKAGASGIRIRIGSKKVTNMGDEADLVVAMNEQVLYGRIDQQAFRKGTIILLDNKWANHEVKTIQAEYAESLKDLKDRGYEIIEIPIEHESMKHIADPRKGKNMWVFGMLCFIYSRDMEKAEAQIKHVFRKKKQDVVDVNLKLLRAGFEWAKVNLNFQFDIPVMDTTEEFVVMNGNEAVSLGTISAGIELCAMYPITPATSASHHLAECFQNAGGLIHQAEDEIAAIGFAIGASYAGKTAITITSGPGMALKTEFIGFAVMAEVPLVIVNVQRGGPSTGLPTKVEQGDLLYSIFGQPGDTPKIVLAAATIEECFHFVILARRLAEAFRMPVILLTDANLATGVQPFPRPKIDTEWFASPIDQSPWKEGTPAFDWDEETGLSRRPIPGQKGGMYTLTGLAHDQWSHVAYEASINQVGCDRRSRKLASFLQSLKPPEVHGEPEGDILVVGWGSTLGAIEEAVDMIREKGGRVSSVHLRFLSPLEPGLKDIFKRFKKIITVEINYSDNANDPMITSENRRLSQLAFYLRAQTLIEVDCFSNVHGQPLRPGAIVAMLEKELTLVNGDELVPA, via the coding sequence ATGAAAGAGAACAAGTCCAACGGGGGTCAAAAGACCTTGATAAAGAAAACGACTCTCCAGCAACATATCATTGAAATTGTCAGCGACTCCGGTGAAGGAGCCCAAAAAACCGGTCAAAGTATGGGCTTGATTTCGGCCAAAATGGGAAACGGAGTTTGGACGGTCGAGATCATTCCTGCTGAAATTCAACCTCCGGCACGCTCTAAAGCGGGGGCATCGGGGATTCGCATTCGTATCGGGTCAAAGAAGGTAACGAACATGGGCGACGAAGCGGATTTGGTAGTTGCAATGAATGAACAGGTTCTGTACGGGCGTATAGATCAGCAAGCCTTTCGCAAAGGAACGATCATTTTATTGGACAACAAATGGGCAAACCATGAAGTCAAAACGATTCAGGCTGAATATGCGGAATCATTAAAGGACCTCAAAGACAGAGGTTATGAAATCATCGAGATTCCAATTGAGCATGAGTCAATGAAACATATCGCCGATCCGCGTAAAGGAAAAAATATGTGGGTCTTTGGAATGCTTTGTTTCATTTACTCGCGGGATATGGAAAAAGCGGAAGCGCAGATCAAGCACGTCTTCCGAAAGAAAAAACAGGATGTGGTCGATGTGAACTTGAAGCTTTTACGCGCCGGTTTTGAATGGGCAAAGGTAAATTTGAATTTTCAATTTGATATACCTGTAATGGATACGACAGAGGAATTTGTTGTAATGAATGGAAATGAAGCGGTGAGTCTCGGAACTATTTCAGCCGGAATTGAACTGTGCGCTATGTATCCTATCACGCCGGCAACGTCGGCGTCGCATCACCTGGCGGAATGCTTTCAGAATGCCGGCGGATTGATTCATCAGGCGGAGGACGAAATTGCTGCTATAGGATTTGCGATCGGCGCATCTTACGCCGGCAAGACGGCCATTACCATTACATCGGGCCCGGGCATGGCGTTGAAAACGGAATTCATCGGATTCGCTGTAATGGCCGAAGTGCCGCTCGTTATTGTAAACGTGCAGCGCGGCGGCCCGTCAACGGGTTTGCCCACCAAAGTCGAACAAGGCGATTTATTATATTCTATTTTCGGACAGCCGGGTGACACGCCCAAAATCGTTTTAGCCGCTGCGACTATCGAAGAATGTTTCCATTTTGTAATATTGGCGCGCCGATTGGCCGAAGCCTTTAGGATGCCTGTTATACTTTTGACGGACGCCAATCTTGCGACAGGCGTTCAGCCGTTCCCCAGGCCAAAAATTGATACCGAGTGGTTTGCTTCGCCGATTGATCAAAGCCCTTGGAAAGAAGGGACGCCTGCTTTTGATTGGGATGAAGAAACCGGACTCAGCCGCAGGCCTATTCCAGGCCAAAAAGGCGGCATGTATACGCTGACGGGTTTGGCTCATGATCAATGGAGCCACGTGGCTTATGAAGCATCTATCAATCAAGTAGGCTGTGACCGGCGAAGCCGTAAACTTGCATCGTTTTTACAGTCTCTGAAACCGCCTGAAGTTCACGGAGAACCTGAAGGCGATATTCTCGTTGTTGGCTGGGGATCAACCTTGGGCGCGATCGAAGAAGCCGTCGACATGATCCGTGAAAAAGGCGGACGCGTTTCGTCGGTGCATCTCCGGTTCCTCTCGCCGCTCGAACCAGGCCTGAAAGATATTTTCAAGCGATTCAAGAAAATTATTACGGTAGAAATCAATTACTCCGACAATGCTAACGATCCGATGATCACAAGTGAAAATCGCCGGCTTTCGCAATTGGCATTCTATCTGAGAGCGCAGACGCTGATCGAAGTGGACTGTTTTTCCAATGTTCACGGACAGCCGTTACGCCCCGGCGCGATCGTGGCGATGCTCGAAAAAGAATTAACGCTTGTCAATGGCGATGAACTGGTTCCGGCTTGA
- a CDS encoding 2-oxoglutarate oxidoreductase, translating to MFGLKSDCILDIPEEYYTLADYESAIARWCPGCGDHGILTSVQRLCSEKQLAPENTVFVSGIGCSSRFPHYMKTYGFHGLHGRALPVACGVKFRRPDLHVFVATGDGDCCSIGTAHWIHAIRYNMNITVLLLDNEIYGLTKGQTSPTSSKGTISNTNPRGSILPPINPIQTTLGVANASFVAQTVDWNPAHLYATIEAGFEHPGFSFIRILQRCPVFQKELFQPVINNPDEITLLTHKNGIQIDPAVAKMYKHTVDHDPSNLHEARELAENLDRQVIGLLYQDKTKERYDLYGAHNMGITPEEKQKAINLELDKFAV from the coding sequence GTGTTTGGATTAAAATCCGATTGTATCCTCGATATTCCCGAGGAATATTACACGCTGGCCGATTACGAGAGCGCGATTGCCCGTTGGTGTCCTGGATGCGGCGACCACGGCATACTTACATCCGTGCAGAGACTCTGCAGTGAAAAACAACTTGCGCCGGAAAACACCGTTTTTGTTTCCGGTATCGGTTGTTCAAGCCGATTTCCTCATTATATGAAGACCTACGGATTCCACGGCCTGCACGGCCGAGCGCTGCCCGTTGCCTGCGGCGTTAAATTCCGCCGGCCCGATCTGCACGTGTTCGTTGCAACCGGTGACGGCGACTGCTGTTCCATCGGAACCGCGCACTGGATTCACGCCATTCGCTACAACATGAATATCACCGTTTTACTTCTGGATAATGAGATCTACGGTTTAACGAAAGGGCAGACGTCGCCAACTTCGTCCAAAGGTACCATTTCAAATACGAATCCGCGCGGTTCTATATTACCGCCAATCAATCCGATTCAAACGACCCTTGGCGTTGCCAATGCATCGTTTGTTGCACAGACGGTTGACTGGAATCCGGCTCATTTGTATGCCACAATCGAGGCGGGGTTTGAGCATCCGGGCTTTTCATTTATTCGCATCCTGCAGCGCTGTCCTGTGTTTCAAAAAGAACTATTCCAACCGGTCATTAATAACCCTGATGAGATTACGTTGCTGACTCATAAGAACGGAATTCAAATTGATCCCGCAGTTGCCAAAATGTACAAACACACCGTGGATCATGATCCTTCGAATCTGCATGAGGCGCGTGAACTTGCTGAAAATCTTGACCGTCAGGTGATCGGTTTGCTTTATCAGGACAAGACGAAGGAACGATATGATCTGTACGGCGCGCACAATATGGGAATAACGCCTGAGGAAAAACAAAAAGCTATTAACTTAGAGCTCGATAAATTTGCGGTGTAA
- a CDS encoding cytochrome C, translating to MRRILPSSFYNVMSLSGAALSGISLGLIVFLFVLEYFSETSKPYMGIITLIILPMFMTGGIVIMIWGMLREIRRRKAGITSEGHLPKIDFNIPRHRTAFAVFSFGAILFLGLSAFGSYKAYEFTDSDQFCGEMCHTVMSPEYTAYQFSPHAKVGCAQCHIGSGAEWFVKAKISGSYQVYSVLFNKYARPIETPIENLRPAQQTCEQCHWPKHFFSEKQRVLTYYLSDEHNTKWTLNLLVKIGGGNADEGPTSGIHWHMNIANEITYAPIDRERQIIPWVRVRHGNGKESVYRSTEVKIDEEDLNKIEKRRMDCIDCHNRPTHIYHHPAASVNQAMSVGWIDPTLPFIKNITVEALQHPYATRQSAFDSIRIAVTDFYSTHNPDVLQNKKEPIERAIKEVQKIYSRNFFPEMKVSWEHYPDNIGHMYSLGCFRCHDGKHVNEEGKVLSRDCNTCHTLLAQEFEKGDKRIALGGVEYIHPVDVGNEWKQKNCSECHSKND from the coding sequence ATGAGAAGAATTCTCCCGAGTTCCTTTTATAATGTGATGTCCTTAAGCGGGGCGGCATTGAGCGGAATCAGTTTAGGGCTGATCGTTTTTCTGTTTGTGTTGGAGTATTTCTCCGAGACGTCGAAACCATACATGGGTATTATCACGCTCATCATTCTCCCCATGTTCATGACGGGCGGTATTGTTATAATGATATGGGGGATGTTACGGGAAATTCGCAGGAGAAAAGCGGGTATAACTTCGGAAGGCCATCTGCCGAAAATTGATTTTAATATCCCGAGGCACCGCACGGCCTTTGCTGTTTTTTCTTTTGGAGCAATTCTTTTTCTGGGCTTGTCTGCATTTGGCAGTTACAAGGCGTATGAGTTCACAGATTCCGATCAATTTTGCGGTGAAATGTGCCATACGGTGATGAGCCCTGAATATACGGCCTACCAGTTCTCCCCTCATGCCAAGGTGGGCTGTGCCCAGTGCCATATCGGATCCGGAGCGGAGTGGTTTGTCAAGGCAAAGATATCAGGGTCTTACCAGGTCTATTCTGTTTTATTCAACAAATATGCCAGACCGATCGAGACGCCGATTGAAAACTTGCGTCCGGCGCAGCAGACTTGCGAACAATGTCACTGGCCAAAACATTTTTTTAGCGAAAAACAGCGGGTGCTGACTTATTACCTTTCGGATGAACACAACACCAAATGGACGCTGAATCTATTGGTTAAAATCGGGGGTGGCAATGCCGACGAAGGGCCAACGTCCGGTATTCATTGGCACATGAATATTGCCAATGAGATCACCTATGCGCCGATTGACCGGGAGCGCCAGATAATTCCATGGGTCAGAGTTAGACATGGCAATGGCAAAGAGTCGGTTTATCGCAGCACCGAAGTGAAAATCGACGAAGAGGATTTGAATAAAATTGAAAAGCGGAGAATGGATTGCATTGACTGTCACAACAGGCCGACACATATTTACCATCATCCGGCCGCATCGGTAAATCAGGCAATGTCCGTTGGCTGGATTGATCCGACGCTTCCTTTTATCAAAAACATCACCGTAGAAGCGCTGCAGCATCCTTATGCCACAAGGCAGTCTGCGTTTGATAGTATACGGATCGCCGTAACCGACTTCTACAGTACTCATAACCCGGATGTACTGCAAAACAAGAAGGAACCGATTGAAAGGGCCATTAAGGAAGTCCAGAAAATATACAGCCGCAATTTTTTCCCGGAGATGAAAGTGAGTTGGGAACATTATCCGGACAATATTGGTCATATGTATTCGTTAGGCTGTTTCCGTTGTCATGATGGGAAACATGTGAACGAAGAGGGTAAAGTATTATCACGGGACTGCAATACCTGCCATACGTTATTGGCTCAGGAATTCGAAAAAGGCGATAAACGAATTGCACTGGGCGGAGTAGAGTATATTCATCCTGTGGATGTCGGGAATGAGTGGAAACAGAAAAATTGCAGTGAGTGCCACAGCAAGAATGATTGA